In a single window of the Chondrocystis sp. NIES-4102 genome:
- a CDS encoding sulfotransferase, whose amino-acid sequence MNHVIDLEYLAQQNSLDIAIAEYSRLYKTSPPTHIYQALGKAFWQQGNIEQATNSYYQALAIDSNLYEVYIDLAYLLATNNNLKKAAEVYLQAILLNPERHEAHSKIKRHNWSKTEEDILIDGLKSVITTQPKSKLPYMTLSFLLASQQNLDLANSYLQIASNNKALALNKKYNLTDSLIIKQRIPNFLIIGSGKCGTTSLYEYISKHPRVLPAIIKEIGYFDTNRRYRYGLEWYLSHFPQMMEHDSFLTGEATPSYLYRYQVAERLYQVFPQIKLIVILRNPIDRAISAYHHAVKDQGELRCLENAIDEEIKILKDFENPLEIMATKYKFVQHLEPRYVVWGLYYYFLKNWLEFFPKNQLLILHSDDLFKNPELTTNQVFEFLGLPSYSLKQYSKYTAGNYQKIDPQLHQKLSNCFREPNEKLESYLNIKFNWN is encoded by the coding sequence ATGAATCATGTAATTGATCTAGAATATTTAGCTCAACAAAATAGTTTAGATATAGCTATAGCAGAATATTCTCGTCTTTATAAAACTTCCCCTCCCACTCATATTTATCAGGCTTTAGGTAAAGCTTTTTGGCAGCAAGGAAATATAGAACAAGCAACAAATTCTTATTACCAGGCATTAGCCATTGATTCAAATTTATATGAAGTTTACATTGATTTAGCCTATCTTTTAGCCACAAATAATAATCTAAAAAAAGCTGCCGAAGTTTATTTACAAGCTATATTATTAAATCCAGAAAGACACGAAGCCCATAGTAAAATTAAACGTCATAACTGGAGTAAAACTGAGGAGGATATATTAATTGATGGGTTAAAAAGTGTGATTACTACACAACCGAAATCTAAACTTCCTTATATGACTTTAAGTTTTTTATTAGCATCTCAACAGAACTTAGATTTAGCCAATAGTTATCTGCAAATTGCCAGTAATAATAAAGCTTTAGCTTTAAACAAGAAATATAATTTAACTGATTCTTTAATTATTAAACAAAGAATTCCTAATTTTTTAATTATTGGGTCAGGAAAATGCGGTACAACTTCTCTTTATGAATATATATCTAAACATCCACGTGTTCTACCTGCCATAATCAAAGAAATTGGTTATTTTGATACTAATCGAAGATATCGTTATGGTCTTGAATGGTATTTATCTCATTTTCCGCAAATGATGGAACATGACAGTTTTTTAACAGGAGAAGCAACTCCAAGCTATTTATACCGTTATCAAGTTGCAGAGAGATTATATCAGGTTTTTCCTCAGATCAAGTTAATTGTAATTTTAAGAAATCCTATAGATAGAGCAATTTCTGCTTATCATCATGCAGTTAAAGATCAAGGAGAATTACGTTGTTTAGAAAATGCCATAGATGAAGAAATAAAAATTTTAAAAGATTTTGAAAATCCCTTGGAAATAATGGCAACTAAATATAAATTTGTTCAACATTTAGAGCCTAGATATGTAGTTTGGGGACTCTACTATTATTTTTTAAAGAATTGGCTAGAATTTTTTCCTAAAAATCAACTTTTAATTTTACATAGCGATGATCTTTTTAAAAATCCCGAATTAACTACAAATCAAGTTTTTGAGTTTTTAGGTCTACCAAGTTATAGTTTAAAACAGTATTCAAAATATACAGCAGGAAATTATCAAAAAATTGACCCACAACTACATCAAAAACTATCTAATTGTTTTAGAGAGCCTAATGAGAAACTAGAATCATATCTAAATATTAAATTTAATTGGAATTAA
- the nblA_1 gene encoding phycobilisome degradation protein NblA — protein MDKLEKGLSIEQEFNHRIFSDYVRQLSQQEAQELLLQMHLETLYKDNVYRDLFLSQGKDIVDALFGVEKN, from the coding sequence ATGGACAAGCTAGAAAAAGGTCTTTCAATCGAGCAGGAATTTAACCACAGAATATTTAGTGATTATGTAAGACAATTATCTCAGCAAGAAGCACAAGAATTGTTATTACAAATGCACCTAGAGACATTATATAAAGATAATGTTTATCGCGATTTATTTTTAAGTCAAGGAAAAGATATTGTAGATGCTCTGTTTGGAGTTGAAAAAAACTAA
- a CDS encoding ion transport protein, translated as MKQKVIWHELYHILQNTSYTHGFNELEQILLSTLIILDISAFILETLPQLNQIYAWLFESIAIFSTIIFTIDYGLRLWLCTAKRKYNHPLWGRLRYLLTPMAIIDFISTFPFYLLLIFHSLTFLKTLRLLRLARILKIGRHSQSIRSLVRVVIRKREELLITFSTICFLLIIASSLMFFAEHDAQPEAFSSIPAAMWWGVITLTTVGYGDIYPVTIIGKLLGASLAFFGIGVFVLPAGIVASGFAEEVKDKIEPKNYINFTPQTPPDIANNLLSNNDQQLEADAQLLKQCLKVAQTELGNLESNQEAISSWAMFLYCQTKWLTNNK; from the coding sequence ATGAAGCAAAAAGTTATTTGGCATGAACTTTATCATATTCTACAGAATACAAGTTATACCCACGGCTTTAATGAACTTGAGCAAATTTTGTTATCTACTCTAATTATTTTAGATATTAGTGCTTTTATTTTAGAAACTTTACCACAGTTAAATCAAATTTACGCCTGGTTATTTGAAAGTATTGCTATTTTTTCTACTATTATTTTCACCATCGATTATGGATTACGTTTGTGGCTATGTACTGCTAAACGCAAATATAATCATCCTTTATGGGGTAGACTCCGTTATCTTTTAACCCCAATGGCAATTATTGATTTTATCTCTACCTTTCCTTTTTATCTTTTGCTCATATTTCACAGCTTAACTTTTCTTAAAACTTTAAGACTTTTACGTTTAGCTAGAATTCTCAAGATAGGTAGACACTCGCAATCAATACGATCTTTAGTAAGAGTGGTAATTAGGAAACGAGAAGAACTTTTGATTACTTTCTCAACCATTTGTTTTTTATTAATTATTGCTTCTAGTTTGATGTTTTTTGCCGAACATGATGCTCAACCCGAAGCTTTTTCTAGTATTCCTGCTGCGATGTGGTGGGGGGTAATAACTCTAACAACGGTAGGTTATGGAGATATTTATCCTGTAACTATTATTGGTAAATTACTGGGTGCAAGTTTGGCTTTTTTTGGAATTGGCGTGTTTGTTTTACCCGCAGGGATTGTAGCTTCAGGGTTTGCTGAAGAGGTTAAAGATAAGATTGAGCCTAAGAATTATATAAATTTTACTCCTCAGACACCCCCAGATATTGCCAATAATTTGCTTTCTAATAATGATCAGCAGCTTGAGGCAGATGCACAACTATTAAAACAGTGTTTAAAGGTAGCTCAAACTGAATTAGGTAATCTCGAATCTAATCAGGAAGCTATCTCATCTTGGGCAATGTTTCTTTATTGTCAAACTAAATGGTTAACCAATAATAAATAA
- a CDS encoding group 2 sigma-70 RNA polymerase sigma factor, with translation MITTNNSNSVTSYLKEIGRIPLLSAEEEIRLANQIQAMLPLLEQEGLSLEERRIVLQGQKAKQKMVQSNLRLVVSVAKKYQNRGLSLLDLIQEGSIGLMRATEKFDPSKGYKFSTYSYWWIKQAMTRAIANQARTIRLPIHITQDLNKIKKTTRNLSQNLGRKPTDTEIAQELDIDVKKLRSLAQASRITKPKSLNVTIDENQTELGQILADDATSPLEFVTEQENLSKVQNLLHTLSPKQRDVISLRYGLKDGRTMTYEQIGSICGISRERVRQINNKAMKLLKKRAIELSVLAG, from the coding sequence ATGATAACAACTAATAATAGTAATAGCGTTACAAGCTATCTAAAAGAAATTGGTCGCATTCCTCTATTAAGTGCAGAAGAGGAGATTAGACTAGCTAATCAAATTCAAGCTATGCTGCCTTTATTAGAGCAAGAAGGTTTAAGTTTGGAAGAAAGAAGAATAGTTCTTCAAGGACAAAAAGCCAAACAAAAAATGGTACAGTCTAACTTGCGTTTAGTAGTTTCAGTTGCCAAGAAATATCAAAATCGTGGTTTATCTTTATTGGATTTAATTCAAGAAGGTAGTATTGGTTTGATGAGAGCTACCGAAAAATTTGATCCAAGTAAAGGATATAAATTCTCCACTTATAGTTATTGGTGGATTAAACAAGCGATGACCAGAGCGATCGCTAATCAAGCCAGAACTATTCGTCTACCAATTCATATTACTCAAGATCTCAACAAAATTAAAAAGACAACACGCAATTTATCGCAGAATTTAGGTAGAAAGCCTACAGATACAGAGATCGCTCAAGAGTTGGATATTGATGTAAAAAAATTAAGAAGCTTGGCGCAAGCATCTAGAATTACCAAGCCTAAGAGTTTGAATGTTACTATAGATGAAAATCAAACCGAATTAGGGCAAATATTAGCAGACGATGCAACTTCACCTTTAGAATTTGTGACTGAGCAGGAAAATTTATCTAAGGTTCAAAATCTTCTACATACCTTATCCCCCAAACAGAGAGATGTAATTAGCCTAAGATATGGTTTGAAAGATGGTAGAACTATGACTTACGAGCAAATTGGTAGTATTTGTGGCATTAGTAGAGAAAGGGTGCGACAAATTAATAATAAGGCGATGAAGTTACTTAAGAAAAGAGCGATCGAGCTTTCAGTTCTAGCTGGTTAA
- the clpP_3 gene encoding ATP-dependent Clp protease proteolytic subunit ClpP — protein MIPTVIESSGRGDRAFDIYSRLLRERIVFLGQQVTDEIANLVVAQLLFLEAEDPDKDIYLYINSPGGSVSAGMGMFDTMNQIRPDVCTICIGLAASMGAFLLSAGAKGKRMSLPNSRIMIHQPLGGAQGQATDIEIQAKEILYLKQKLNQHLADHTGQPLSKIEEDTERDFFMSAEESKAYGLIDQVIARRPSATNPPQVIN, from the coding sequence ATGATTCCAACCGTTATTGAAAGTTCAGGTCGTGGCGATCGCGCCTTTGATATTTATTCTCGTTTATTAAGAGAGAGAATTGTCTTTTTGGGACAGCAAGTGACTGACGAAATTGCTAACTTAGTCGTGGCTCAATTGCTTTTCCTAGAGGCTGAAGACCCTGATAAGGATATTTATCTCTATATTAATTCCCCTGGTGGATCTGTATCCGCAGGGATGGGGATGTTTGATACTATGAATCAAATTCGCCCTGATGTTTGTACTATCTGCATTGGTCTAGCTGCTTCTATGGGGGCTTTTCTCCTTAGTGCTGGGGCTAAAGGTAAACGTATGAGTCTCCCTAATTCTAGAATTATGATCCACCAGCCTTTAGGTGGCGCACAAGGACAAGCAACGGATATTGAAATTCAAGCTAAAGAAATTTTATATCTCAAACAAAAGCTTAATCAACATCTTGCTGACCATACGGGACAACCTTTATCTAAAATTGAAGAGGACACCGAAAGAGACTTTTTTATGTCTGCTGAAGAATCAAAAGCCTACGGTTTGATCGATCAGGTAATTGCTCGTCGTCCTTCGGCTACTAACCCACCTCAAGTGATCAATTAA
- a CDS encoding extracellular solute-binding protein, protein MFIFLHKFINNNYKYYYYLFTKLLIISGISSLLLLGGCNNLSQSDNQQVTTITFWHGINPPENRDIFQKLVTKFNQQNPDLKVEALYIGQPDTQLPKIFASTISNQPPDILWFVPQIAGKLYELGALLPLEDWLNNSAIKSQIEPAMLESMQLDGHIVSVPFATNNAAVFYRPSLFTQAGIIDHPKTWSQLRQVAKKLTIDTNNDDRLDQHGIILSLGKDEWTVFSWLPFIYSAGGDILTQGKPNLVNDGAIAALQLGTDLLADQTAILSSPGRGFEIDNFVAGKVAMQITGPWTLGQLKSTNIDYDVFPIPAAKQPAAVIGGENLFVFKTTPKRQQASLRFLEYILSEDFQTTWALGTGYLPVNLKSQQSEVYQSFVAANPVLKVFLEQMHWARSRPIIPQYTRVSENLGRAIEASLLGKQTPKEALERSQQRLDLIFDNNR, encoded by the coding sequence ATGTTCATATTTCTGCATAAATTTATAAATAATAACTACAAGTATTACTATTATCTGTTTACCAAACTATTGATTATTTCGGGGATTTCCAGTTTACTATTACTAGGAGGTTGCAATAACCTTAGTCAATCAGATAATCAACAAGTAACAACTATAACTTTTTGGCATGGTATCAACCCTCCCGAAAATCGTGATATTTTTCAAAAATTAGTTACTAAGTTTAACCAACAAAATCCTGATCTGAAAGTAGAGGCATTATATATTGGTCAACCCGATACCCAATTACCCAAAATCTTTGCTTCAACTATTAGTAATCAACCCCCTGATATCCTTTGGTTTGTGCCTCAAATTGCGGGTAAATTGTACGAATTAGGCGCATTATTACCCTTGGAAGATTGGCTAAATAATTCCGCTATAAAATCGCAAATAGAACCTGCAATGCTGGAATCTATGCAGTTAGATGGACATATAGTATCTGTTCCTTTTGCTACTAATAATGCTGCGGTATTTTATCGCCCTAGTTTATTTACTCAAGCAGGAATTATTGATCACCCGAAAACTTGGTCACAATTACGCCAAGTAGCTAAAAAACTTACTATAGATACTAATAATGACGATCGCCTTGATCAACATGGAATCATTTTATCCCTGGGTAAAGATGAATGGACAGTCTTTAGTTGGCTACCTTTTATTTATAGTGCTGGGGGAGATATCCTTACTCAAGGAAAGCCGAATTTAGTTAATGATGGTGCGATCGCAGCCTTGCAATTGGGAACAGATTTACTAGCCGATCAAACAGCAATTTTGTCTTCTCCTGGACGAGGTTTTGAAATTGATAATTTTGTAGCAGGTAAAGTAGCTATGCAGATTACGGGCCCTTGGACATTGGGACAGTTGAAAAGTACTAACATTGATTATGATGTGTTTCCTATTCCTGCTGCTAAACAACCTGCTGCGGTAATTGGGGGCGAAAATTTATTTGTCTTTAAAACTACTCCCAAACGACAACAAGCTAGTTTAAGATTTTTAGAATATATTCTCAGTGAGGATTTTCAAACAACTTGGGCATTGGGTACAGGATATTTACCTGTTAATCTTAAATCTCAGCAAAGTGAGGTATATCAAAGTTTTGTCGCTGCTAACCCTGTACTGAAAGTATTTTTAGAACAAATGCACTGGGCGCGATCTCGTCCGATCATCCCTCAATATACTCGCGTTTCAGAAAATTTAGGGAGGGCGATCGAAGCTAGTTTATTAGGAAAACAAACTCCCAAAGAAGCACTAGAGCGATCGCAGCAGCGATTAGACTTGATCTTTGATAATAATCGTTAA
- a CDS encoding Kynurenine 3-monooxygenase, with amino-acid sequence MVKNITIIGAGPSGLLLALYLLKRDVQYQVSIYERQCHPATSLINKSRTFPLVINERGMRAIAEIPGLKDAVEKISLEIWGSIFHSSSGKERKTTRTIPLISLDRTALTKVFLDTLEQNYNSDRCKIYFDHACTGVDLINKQATFTNSDLNSPITVDYDLIIGADGARSQLRKSFQDLSLFQLEQKYINNSYKSINLSSISSQDFKILEPDKIHTWRIKDGTVVILVPQYDGSVSGVIHFPRNNNQIMNLQNEGEVKHFFEQNFPQVAQFMSTSEMSTFFNRPNGNSLTVRCNPYHYDKFALLIGDAAHAMSPSLGQGCNCALEDVRILNELSNEYADQWGEILPEFTKRRVSDTQAIVKLSNYTLPSVSSLAIEFMIKQRLAKILYKLFPQHFLPPLFDALNDSSIAYKDILQQYQGWVSKVKKSQATFN; translated from the coding sequence ATGGTAAAGAATATTACAATTATTGGTGCAGGACCTAGTGGTTTGCTTTTAGCTCTTTATTTATTAAAGCGCGATGTGCAATATCAAGTAAGTATTTATGAACGTCAGTGTCATCCTGCAACTAGTTTAATTAATAAATCTAGAACCTTTCCCCTAGTGATTAATGAACGTGGGATGAGAGCGATCGCAGAAATTCCAGGGTTGAAGGATGCTGTAGAAAAAATTAGCCTAGAGATTTGGGGTTCTATTTTTCATTCTAGTAGTGGTAAAGAACGAAAAACTACCAGAACTATACCTTTAATATCCCTTGATCGCACAGCTTTAACTAAAGTCTTTTTGGATACCTTGGAACAAAACTACAATAGCGATCGCTGTAAGATTTACTTTGATCATGCTTGTACTGGGGTAGATTTAATTAACAAACAAGCTACTTTCACTAATTCTGATTTAAACTCACCAATTACAGTAGATTATGACTTAATTATTGGGGCGGATGGAGCGCGATCTCAACTTAGAAAATCTTTTCAGGATCTTTCGTTATTTCAACTAGAGCAAAAGTACATAAATAACTCTTATAAATCAATTAATTTATCTTCTATATCTTCTCAAGACTTTAAAATCTTAGAACCAGATAAGATTCATACTTGGCGCATAAAAGACGGCACTGTAGTTATCTTAGTACCCCAGTATGATGGTAGTGTATCAGGGGTAATTCATTTTCCAAGAAACAATAATCAAATAATGAATCTTCAAAACGAAGGGGAGGTGAAACATTTTTTTGAACAAAACTTTCCTCAAGTAGCTCAATTTATGTCCACATCAGAGATGTCTACTTTTTTCAATAGACCTAATGGTAATTCTTTAACTGTTCGTTGCAACCCCTATCATTATGATAAGTTCGCGCTTCTAATTGGTGATGCAGCCCATGCGATGTCCCCCTCCCTCGGACAAGGTTGTAATTGTGCTTTGGAAGATGTCAGAATTTTAAATGAGCTTAGTAATGAATATGCCGATCAATGGGGGGAAATATTACCAGAGTTTACTAAACGTCGTGTATCAGATACCCAGGCGATCGTTAAACTGAGTAATTATACTTTGCCTTCTGTCTCCTCTTTAGCTATTGAATTTATGATTAAACAGCGTCTAGCTAAGATTCTCTACAAACTTTTCCCTCAACACTTTTTACCCCCACTATTCGACGCTTTAAACGACTCATCAATTGCTTATAAAGATATTTTGCAACAGTATCAAGGTTGGGTTTCTAAAGTTAAAAAGTCTCAAGCAACTTTTAATTAA
- a CDS encoding guanylate kinase, with amino-acid sequence MSLEHSGKLIVITGPSGVGKGTIVSSLLQRHPQLQVSISATTRTPRTGEVEGVHYYFLSREDFETAISQEELLEWAEYAGNYYGTPKSQVVAQLESGNHIILEIELAGARAIANIFPSALRIFILPPSIEELEERIRTRGKNSEDSIAKRLEIASLEIAAKDEFDVQIVNDDLEKAIAQLEEVIFNQS; translated from the coding sequence ATGTCACTAGAACACTCAGGAAAACTCATCGTCATTACAGGGCCTAGTGGTGTAGGTAAGGGGACAATTGTGAGTTCACTACTGCAACGTCATCCCCAACTACAAGTATCGATTTCAGCGACAACTAGAACCCCTCGCACAGGCGAAGTTGAAGGAGTACACTACTACTTTCTCAGTCGGGAAGACTTTGAAACAGCAATTTCTCAAGAAGAACTTTTAGAATGGGCAGAATATGCAGGTAATTATTATGGTACACCTAAATCTCAAGTTGTTGCACAGTTAGAGTCTGGCAATCATATTATTTTGGAAATAGAATTGGCAGGTGCTAGGGCGATCGCTAATATATTTCCCTCTGCCCTACGTATTTTTATTTTACCCCCTTCAATTGAGGAACTGGAGGAAAGGATTAGAACCAGAGGTAAAAATTCTGAAGATTCCATCGCTAAACGCTTAGAAATAGCTTCTTTAGAAATTGCAGCCAAGGATGAGTTTGATGTTCAAATTGTCAATGATGATCTAGAAAAAGCGATCGCTCAACTAGAAGAGGTGATCTTTAATCAGTCTTAA
- a CDS encoding iron-sulfur cluster-binding protein like protein, with product MVALQPFVSGFTLVGKLENLATKSNGRVKYLLLSDNQQQYWIKVLKNQPANLDQQLKLGSLLEVKGMQTQKLEGDLVEYTAYEIKVVDAEIEAVKPKPTVLFCQAGCWRRGGKTACALLQAELEQRGIAAKVEIKTVGCLKKCKQAPNIVILPERTNYSLIQPQQISSLVEQHFLELD from the coding sequence ATGGTAGCGTTACAACCATTTGTTTCTGGATTTACCCTAGTCGGCAAATTAGAAAATTTAGCTACTAAGTCTAATGGTAGAGTTAAGTATCTATTACTATCTGACAATCAACAACAGTACTGGATAAAAGTTCTCAAAAACCAGCCTGCAAATTTAGATCAGCAGCTTAAATTAGGATCATTATTAGAGGTGAAGGGAATGCAAACCCAGAAACTTGAAGGTGATCTAGTTGAATATACCGCTTATGAAATCAAGGTTGTAGATGCTGAAATTGAAGCAGTAAAACCAAAACCCACTGTATTATTCTGCCAAGCTGGCTGTTGGAGACGAGGAGGAAAAACCGCCTGTGCATTATTACAAGCAGAGTTAGAACAGCGAGGAATAGCAGCTAAGGTTGAAATAAAAACTGTGGGATGTCTGAAAAAATGCAAACAAGCTCCTAATATAGTTATTTTACCTGAAAGAACTAATTATAGTCTGATACAACCACAACAAATATCTTCCTTAGTAGAACAACATTTTCTGGAGCTTGATTAG
- a CDS encoding ChaC family protein, giving the protein MLNRQALESRLLQQLLAHPELNIKIWSDQELLASIRETLAQNSTGQLWIFGYGSLIWNPLFEYLEQRVVTIKGWHRQFCLLAPVGRGTIENPGLVLALEPGDRCEGVAYRLAVDANLEAELLLLWRREMVVGSYTPRWITATDGRENINVLAFTVNHQHSTYVKLSTVEIVNCLATATGVLGSSAEYLHHTVQGLLAAGIEDSSLFELDNLVKKRQQQL; this is encoded by the coding sequence ATGCTAAATCGTCAGGCTCTAGAATCAAGATTACTGCAACAATTATTAGCTCATCCTGAATTGAATATTAAGATTTGGAGCGATCAAGAATTACTCGCCTCAATTCGAGAAACATTAGCACAAAATTCTACTGGGCAATTATGGATATTTGGTTATGGATCGCTTATTTGGAATCCTTTATTTGAATATTTAGAACAAAGAGTAGTTACAATTAAAGGTTGGCATCGTCAATTTTGCTTACTTGCACCAGTAGGTAGGGGAACAATTGAAAATCCTGGTTTAGTTTTAGCTTTAGAGCCTGGCGATCGCTGTGAGGGGGTAGCTTATCGTTTAGCAGTTGATGCTAACTTGGAGGCTGAATTATTGCTTTTATGGCGTAGGGAGATGGTTGTAGGATCTTATACTCCCAGATGGATTACGGCAACCGACGGTAGAGAGAATATTAATGTCTTAGCTTTTACGGTAAATCATCAACATTCAACCTATGTAAAGTTATCCACAGTAGAAATAGTTAATTGTTTAGCCACCGCCACAGGGGTATTAGGTTCATCTGCGGAATATTTACACCATACGGTGCAGGGTTTGTTAGCAGCAGGAATTGAGGATTCTAGTTTATTTGAACTGGATAACTTAGTAAAGAAGCGACAACAGCAATTATAA
- the cobW gene encoding cobalamin synthesis protein cobW homolog has product MHKIPVTVISGFLGAGKTTLVRHLLQNNQGRRIAVLVNEFGEVGIDGDLLRSCQICDESDSSSDNIVELTNGCLCCTVQEEFYPVMQELLKRRDKIDCLLIETSGLALPKPLIQAFRWPTIRNSATVDGVVTVVDCYALATGRLVGDLEALESQRQADPNLEHETPIEELFEDQLACADLVLLTKTDLVDAIALDKVKTWLKEEIQPGVKIVTVSQGEIDPNLLLGFNAAVEDNLDSRHSHHDHEEEHQHDDNINSVELILDQAFDPEVLIEQLKQLLQTQEIYRVKGFINVANKPMRLVLQGVGNRFDTFYDRLWKVNETRQTRLVLIGENLDRQVVEKAIKQYSYT; this is encoded by the coding sequence ATGCACAAAATACCAGTTACCGTTATCTCAGGGTTTCTCGGCGCAGGAAAAACAACTTTAGTGCGTCATCTTTTACAAAATAATCAAGGGAGAAGAATTGCTGTATTAGTTAATGAATTCGGGGAAGTGGGAATTGATGGGGATTTATTGCGATCCTGTCAAATATGCGATGAGTCTGATAGTAGCAGTGATAATATTGTCGAACTTACTAATGGATGCTTGTGTTGCACCGTGCAGGAAGAATTTTATCCTGTAATGCAAGAATTACTTAAACGTCGGGATAAAATAGATTGTCTTTTAATTGAAACATCAGGTTTAGCCCTACCCAAACCATTAATTCAAGCTTTTAGGTGGCCGACTATTCGCAACAGTGCTACTGTAGATGGAGTGGTGACGGTAGTTGATTGTTATGCTTTAGCTACAGGTAGATTAGTGGGTGATTTGGAAGCCTTAGAATCTCAAAGACAGGCAGATCCGAATTTAGAACATGAAACCCCCATAGAAGAATTATTTGAAGATCAATTAGCTTGTGCAGATTTAGTATTGCTAACAAAAACCGATTTAGTAGATGCGATCGCTTTAGATAAAGTTAAAACTTGGCTTAAGGAAGAAATACAACCAGGAGTAAAAATAGTTACAGTTAGTCAAGGGGAAATTGACCCCAACTTACTTTTAGGTTTTAATGCTGCGGTGGAAGATAATTTAGATAGTCGTCATTCCCATCACGATCATGAAGAAGAACATCAACACGATGATAATATTAATTCCGTAGAACTTATTTTAGACCAAGCTTTTGATCCTGAAGTTCTAATTGAACAATTAAAACAACTACTCCAAACCCAAGAAATCTATCGAGTTAAAGGATTTATTAATGTTGCTAATAAACCCATGCGTTTAGTTTTACAAGGGGTTGGTAATCGTTTTGATACCTTTTACGATCGCTTGTGGAAAGTTAACGAAACCAGACAAACTCGTTTAGTTTTAATTGGAGAAAACTTAGATCGCCAGGTAGTAGAAAAGGCAATTAAACAATATAGCTACACATAA
- a CDS encoding peptidoglycan glycosyltransferase encodes MKKLLTLLLILSLTAIASLTTAKQPVYSQIEPVIAQKIDFQRHFEELGVKGSIIIYDLKGDKYYEHNPTRNHTAVLPASTYKIPNSLIALETGVIKDDVAVLTWDGIDRGFNGSSMAQWNQDLNLRLAFKYSAVWFYQVLARRIGYQRMQDYITKIEYGNQNIGGKEDIDRFWLSGELKITPKEQITFLRRLYQNDLPFSQKTMDLVKDIAIAEQTPNYILRAKTGWATSVTPNLGWYVGYLEQDDNVYFFATNLDMDAQSDPKVRLEVTRRCLQDLGLF; translated from the coding sequence ATGAAAAAACTACTAACTCTGTTGTTAATCTTGAGTTTAACAGCGATCGCATCCCTTACAACAGCAAAACAACCAGTTTATTCGCAAATAGAGCCTGTAATAGCGCAAAAAATTGATTTTCAACGTCATTTTGAGGAATTAGGCGTAAAAGGTTCAATTATTATCTATGATCTCAAGGGCGATAAATATTACGAACATAACCCTACTCGCAATCATACTGCGGTGCTTCCTGCATCTACCTATAAAATTCCTAATTCTTTAATTGCTTTGGAAACTGGGGTAATAAAAGATGATGTGGCAGTTTTAACTTGGGACGGTATCGACAGGGGTTTTAATGGCTCTTCTATGGCGCAATGGAATCAAGATTTAAATCTACGTTTAGCTTTTAAATATTCCGCCGTCTGGTTTTATCAAGTCTTGGCGCGTAGAATTGGTTATCAAAGGATGCAGGATTATATTACTAAAATTGAGTATGGTAATCAAAATATAGGTGGCAAAGAAGATATCGATCGCTTTTGGTTATCAGGGGAATTAAAAATAACACCTAAAGAGCAGATTACTTTTCTGCGTCGTCTTTATCAAAATGACCTACCTTTTTCCCAAAAGACAATGGATTTAGTTAAAGATATTGCGATCGCCGAGCAAACCCCAAATTACATACTTCGAGCTAAAACTGGCTGGGCTACTTCTGTAACTCCTAACCTCGGTTGGTATGTGGGTTATTTGGAACAAGATGATAATGTTTACTTTTTTGCTACCAATTTAGATATGGATGCCCAAAGCGATCCTAAAGTTAGGTTAGAAGTGACTAGACGTTGTTTACAAGATTTAGGATTATTTTAA